The following proteins are co-located in the Carassius gibelio isolate Cgi1373 ecotype wild population from Czech Republic chromosome A9, carGib1.2-hapl.c, whole genome shotgun sequence genome:
- the LOC128019563 gene encoding INO80 complex subunit D-like isoform X2 yields MYEGKHIHFSEVDNKPLCSYSPKLCKQRRLNGYAFCIRHVLEDRTAPFKQCEYVAKYNSQRCTNPIPKAEERRYCNSHLQVLGFIPKKERKKKQDALEEVRARAHVESVALNITVPSLALRDSNGLDGLPPSTPCSRLTPMPLSDSDFLDPFAFYEEDTDGEESVAQKSSIKRRPPSRPVIGLRVTARDPEHRQPDIEHFSTVTEPCTLPASPHPPPPPPPPPLPQPLARLVQPPQHTDQHGAVQSLLCKPAPPQTGPPVLSALLPSAGVQNQSVSRRPVPAASPDPAAGQDCSQPHAVAMRPTAFTAPPVCLLRLQHLVQLYAKRHREHGDLFPHLGLDWSEDSTDDEDTEELVPLMPQAWRLQERSSHQSSSNEKPFSRRARLAQLCTYLQERYKHLCRQDRAATRHSRYRYAFRKALLHAASKDPDCTAQLIQKLSKSSQTSPCSRSAVPHKYERTVCTGTTPGQSCSNIALPFSRHCFQHILLNRSQQLFSSCTARFADGQQCSVPVFDITHQTPLCDEHAKKMDNFLRGDGNRRSHQQQQRRPRKKTKPPALTKKHKKKRRRGPRRPQKPIPPAVPQGNLLMPSLSLPPHHTNVRSPSTPELSADELPDDITNEMPAIPNDLELNQEDFSDVLPRLPDDLQDFDLFEGKNGELLPTTEEAEELVRALQAMGSYPDSLVCLSSMGELTPADGVDHRTMAVFSGSGVTVTGIGDLLNGRMTSETFPSLELEGNLLHAPTDHHFPTSSSPQPTQSSVTTPSRSPNGGLTERTFSQAPKPDSSPPGSHYSSAHVPSPYKDHISPLHCASFQTDLPLLLEVPLSGAPGPPRTSWNNLPLSLTDPSQFGNLLSAETHLLSTALSTPPSTSHSTILQPTAALSVLPQPGLTGLTSPSSSQSSRDLLTPIQPKLQLPQFSAAFGHQLASHSGIPKDLQPSHSSTAPPTGITITSATAATPPFPQSN; encoded by the exons ATGTACGAAGGTAAACACATCCATTTCTCAGAGGTGGATAATAAGCCGCTGTGCTCCTACAGCCCCAAACTCTGCAAGCAGCGCAGGTTGAACGGATACGCCTTCTGCATTCGTCATGTTCTGGAGGACAGAACTGCTCCGTTTAAACAGTGCGAATATGTGGCCAAGTACAACAGTCAGCGATGCACCAACCCCATCCCCAAAGCAGAAGAGCGAAG ATACTGTAACAGCCACCTACAGGTGCTCGGCTTCATCCCCAAGAAGGAGCGTAAGAAGAAGCAGGATGCTCTGGAGGAGGTTCGTGCCCGCGCTCACGTGGAGTCTGTGGCTCTGAACATCACCGTTCCCTCTCTGGCTCTGAGAGACTCTAATGGGCTGGACGGCCTCCCTCCGTCCACACCCTGCTCCCGTCTGACACCAATGCCTCTCTCGGACTCCGACTTCCTCGACCCCTTTGCCTTCTACGAGGAGGACACAGATGGAGAGGAAAGCGTGGCACAGAAGAGCTCCATCAAGAGGAGGCCACCCAGCAGACCAGTGATTGGCCTGAGGGTGACCGCCCGGGACCCAGAGCACCGTCAGCCGGACATCGAGCACTTTAGCACCGTCACTGAACCCTGCACACTTCCAGCCTCCCCACACCCACCACCTCCTCCACCGCCTCCGCCTCTGCCTCAACCCTTGGCGAGGCTTGTCCAGCCCCCTCAACATACAGATCAACATGGGGCAGTGCAGTCTCTGCTATGCAAGCCAGCTCCACCTCAGACTGGGCCTCCTGTTTTGTCTGCTCTGCTCCCGTCAGCTGGGGTTCAGAACCAGTCTGTTAGCCGGAGACCTGTCCCTGCTGCATCCCCTGACCCAGCTGCTGGCCAGGACTGCTCACAGCCCCACGCCGTGGCCATGCGCCCCACTGCCTTTACAGCACCCCCTGTCTGCCTGCTCAGACTGCAGCACCTCGTGCAGCTCTACGCTAAGAGACACAGAGAGCACGGAGACCTGTTCCCACATCTTG GGCTCGACTGGTCTGAGGACAGTACAGATGATGAAGATACAGAGGAGCTTGTTCCTCTAATGCCTCAGGCCTGGAGACTTCAGGAAAGAAGCTCCCATCAAAG CTCCTCCAATGAAAAGCCGTTTTCTAGGCGGGCACGTCTGGCGCAGCTATGTACATACCTGCAAGAGAGGTATAAACACTTGTGCCGACAGGACAGGGCAGCCACCCGTCACAGCAGATACCGATATGCCTTCCGGAAAGCTCTGCTTCATGCTGCAAGCAAAGACCCAGACTGCACTGCACAGCTCATTCAGAAACTCAGCAAGAGCTCACAGACCTCACCCTG ttCAAGGTCTGCAGTACCACACAAGTATGAAAGGACAGTGTGTACAGGAACCACACCGGGTCAAAGCTGCAGCAACATAGCGTTACCATTTTCACGTCACTGTTTTCAAC ATATCCTGTTGAATCGCTCTCAGCAGCTGTTCTCCAGTTGCACGGCACGGTTCGCTGATGGGCAGCAGTGCTCTGTTCCTGTGTTTGACATCACTCACCAAACACCTCTTTGTGACGAGCATGCCAAGAAAATG GATAATTTCCTGCGTGGGGATGGCAACAGACGCAgtcaccagcagcagcagcggcgGCCACGTAAAAAGACCAAGCCACCTGCACTGACGAAGAAacacaaaaagaagagaagacGAGGTCCACGCAGACCGCAGAAGCCAATTCCACCCGCTGTGCCACAGGGCAATTTGTTAATGCCCTCCCTGTCACTGCCCCCTCACCACACAAATGTCAG GAGCCCGTCAACCCCTGAACTCAGTGCAGACGAGCTTCCTGACGATATAACGAATGAAATGCCTGCCATTCCCAATGATCTTGAGCTGAATCAGGAGGATTTCTCTGATGTACTGCCCAGACTACCTGATGATCTTCAGGATTTCGACCTTTTTGAGG GCAAGAATGGAGAGTTGTTGCCCACCACAGAGGAGGCCGAGGAGCTGGTCAGAGCCCTGCAGGCCATGGGGTCGTATCCCGACTCCCTGGTGTGTTTGTCCTCAATGGGTGAATTGACCCCAGCGGATGGGGTAGACCACCGAACCATGGCCGTGTTCTCGGGGTCAGGGGTCACAGTGACTGGCATCGGAGATCTTCTGAACGGCCGAATGACTTCGGAGACTTTTCCCAGTCTAGAGCTGGAGGGAAACCTCCTGCACGCCCCGACAGACCATCATTTCCCAACGTCCTCTTCTCCCCAGCCAACCCAGAGCAGTGTCACCACACCCTCTAGAAGTCCCAATGGTGGGTTAACAGAACGAACGTTTTCCCAAGCTCCCAAACCCGACTCGTCCCCACCTGGCAGTCATTACAGCAGCGCGCATGTGCCATCTCCCTACAAGGATCACATCTCACCCCTACATTGTGCCTCTTTTCAAACCGACCTGCCTCTCTTGCTGGAGGTGCCTTTGAGTGGAGCACCAGGCCCTCCACGCACCTCCTGGAAtaacctccctctctctctcacagacccGTCACAGTTCGGTAACCTCCTCTCTGCTGAAACGCACCTGCTCTCAACCGCTCTGTCCACTCCACCCTCCACATCCCACTCCACCATCCTGCAGCCCACCGCTGCTCTCTCGGTTCTACCCCAACCGGGCCTGACCGGCCTCACCTCACCCTCATCCTCACAGTCTTCGCGGGACCTTCTCACCCCCATCCAACCTAAACTACAGCTCCCACAGTTTAGTGCAGCCTTCGGCCACCAACTGGCTTCCCACAGTGGGATCCCCAAAGACCTGCAGCCCAGCCAtagctcgacagcgccacctacaggCATTACCATCACCAGTGCCACTGCTGCCACTCCCCCGTTCCCTCAGAGCAATTGA
- the LOC128019563 gene encoding INO80 complex subunit D-like isoform X1, translated as MYEGKHIHFSEVDNKPLCSYSPKLCKQRRLNGYAFCIRHVLEDRTAPFKQCEYVAKYNSQRCTNPIPKAEERRYCNSHLQVLGFIPKKERKKKQDALEEVRARAHVESVALNITVPSLALRDSNGLDGLPPSTPCSRLTPMPLSDSDFLDPFAFYEEDTDGEESVAQKSSIKRRPPSRPVIGLRVTARDPEHRQPDIEHFSTVTEPCTLPASPHPPPPPPPPPLPQPLARLVQPPQHTDQHGAVQSLLCKPAPPQTGPPVLSALLPSAGVQNQSVSRRPVPAASPDPAAGQDCSQPHAVAMRPTAFTAPPVCLLRLQHLVQLYAKRHREHGDLFPHLGLDWSEDSTDDEDTEELVPLMPQAWRLQERSSHQSSSNEKPFSRRARLAQLCTYLQERYKHLCRQDRAATRHSRYRYAFRKALLHAASKDPDCTAQLIQKLSKSSQTSPCSRSAVPHKYERTVCTGTTPGQSCSNIALPFSRHCFQHILLNRSQQLFSSCTARFADGQQCSVPVFDITHQTPLCDEHAKKMDNFLRGDGNRRSHQQQQRRPRKKTKPPALTKKHKKKRRRGPRRPQKPIPPAVPQGNLLMPSLSLPPHHTNVSRSPSTPELSADELPDDITNEMPAIPNDLELNQEDFSDVLPRLPDDLQDFDLFEGKNGELLPTTEEAEELVRALQAMGSYPDSLVCLSSMGELTPADGVDHRTMAVFSGSGVTVTGIGDLLNGRMTSETFPSLELEGNLLHAPTDHHFPTSSSPQPTQSSVTTPSRSPNGGLTERTFSQAPKPDSSPPGSHYSSAHVPSPYKDHISPLHCASFQTDLPLLLEVPLSGAPGPPRTSWNNLPLSLTDPSQFGNLLSAETHLLSTALSTPPSTSHSTILQPTAALSVLPQPGLTGLTSPSSSQSSRDLLTPIQPKLQLPQFSAAFGHQLASHSGIPKDLQPSHSSTAPPTGITITSATAATPPFPQSN; from the exons ATGTACGAAGGTAAACACATCCATTTCTCAGAGGTGGATAATAAGCCGCTGTGCTCCTACAGCCCCAAACTCTGCAAGCAGCGCAGGTTGAACGGATACGCCTTCTGCATTCGTCATGTTCTGGAGGACAGAACTGCTCCGTTTAAACAGTGCGAATATGTGGCCAAGTACAACAGTCAGCGATGCACCAACCCCATCCCCAAAGCAGAAGAGCGAAG ATACTGTAACAGCCACCTACAGGTGCTCGGCTTCATCCCCAAGAAGGAGCGTAAGAAGAAGCAGGATGCTCTGGAGGAGGTTCGTGCCCGCGCTCACGTGGAGTCTGTGGCTCTGAACATCACCGTTCCCTCTCTGGCTCTGAGAGACTCTAATGGGCTGGACGGCCTCCCTCCGTCCACACCCTGCTCCCGTCTGACACCAATGCCTCTCTCGGACTCCGACTTCCTCGACCCCTTTGCCTTCTACGAGGAGGACACAGATGGAGAGGAAAGCGTGGCACAGAAGAGCTCCATCAAGAGGAGGCCACCCAGCAGACCAGTGATTGGCCTGAGGGTGACCGCCCGGGACCCAGAGCACCGTCAGCCGGACATCGAGCACTTTAGCACCGTCACTGAACCCTGCACACTTCCAGCCTCCCCACACCCACCACCTCCTCCACCGCCTCCGCCTCTGCCTCAACCCTTGGCGAGGCTTGTCCAGCCCCCTCAACATACAGATCAACATGGGGCAGTGCAGTCTCTGCTATGCAAGCCAGCTCCACCTCAGACTGGGCCTCCTGTTTTGTCTGCTCTGCTCCCGTCAGCTGGGGTTCAGAACCAGTCTGTTAGCCGGAGACCTGTCCCTGCTGCATCCCCTGACCCAGCTGCTGGCCAGGACTGCTCACAGCCCCACGCCGTGGCCATGCGCCCCACTGCCTTTACAGCACCCCCTGTCTGCCTGCTCAGACTGCAGCACCTCGTGCAGCTCTACGCTAAGAGACACAGAGAGCACGGAGACCTGTTCCCACATCTTG GGCTCGACTGGTCTGAGGACAGTACAGATGATGAAGATACAGAGGAGCTTGTTCCTCTAATGCCTCAGGCCTGGAGACTTCAGGAAAGAAGCTCCCATCAAAG CTCCTCCAATGAAAAGCCGTTTTCTAGGCGGGCACGTCTGGCGCAGCTATGTACATACCTGCAAGAGAGGTATAAACACTTGTGCCGACAGGACAGGGCAGCCACCCGTCACAGCAGATACCGATATGCCTTCCGGAAAGCTCTGCTTCATGCTGCAAGCAAAGACCCAGACTGCACTGCACAGCTCATTCAGAAACTCAGCAAGAGCTCACAGACCTCACCCTG ttCAAGGTCTGCAGTACCACACAAGTATGAAAGGACAGTGTGTACAGGAACCACACCGGGTCAAAGCTGCAGCAACATAGCGTTACCATTTTCACGTCACTGTTTTCAAC ATATCCTGTTGAATCGCTCTCAGCAGCTGTTCTCCAGTTGCACGGCACGGTTCGCTGATGGGCAGCAGTGCTCTGTTCCTGTGTTTGACATCACTCACCAAACACCTCTTTGTGACGAGCATGCCAAGAAAATG GATAATTTCCTGCGTGGGGATGGCAACAGACGCAgtcaccagcagcagcagcggcgGCCACGTAAAAAGACCAAGCCACCTGCACTGACGAAGAAacacaaaaagaagagaagacGAGGTCCACGCAGACCGCAGAAGCCAATTCCACCCGCTGTGCCACAGGGCAATTTGTTAATGCCCTCCCTGTCACTGCCCCCTCACCACACAAATGTCAG CAGGAGCCCGTCAACCCCTGAACTCAGTGCAGACGAGCTTCCTGACGATATAACGAATGAAATGCCTGCCATTCCCAATGATCTTGAGCTGAATCAGGAGGATTTCTCTGATGTACTGCCCAGACTACCTGATGATCTTCAGGATTTCGACCTTTTTGAGG GCAAGAATGGAGAGTTGTTGCCCACCACAGAGGAGGCCGAGGAGCTGGTCAGAGCCCTGCAGGCCATGGGGTCGTATCCCGACTCCCTGGTGTGTTTGTCCTCAATGGGTGAATTGACCCCAGCGGATGGGGTAGACCACCGAACCATGGCCGTGTTCTCGGGGTCAGGGGTCACAGTGACTGGCATCGGAGATCTTCTGAACGGCCGAATGACTTCGGAGACTTTTCCCAGTCTAGAGCTGGAGGGAAACCTCCTGCACGCCCCGACAGACCATCATTTCCCAACGTCCTCTTCTCCCCAGCCAACCCAGAGCAGTGTCACCACACCCTCTAGAAGTCCCAATGGTGGGTTAACAGAACGAACGTTTTCCCAAGCTCCCAAACCCGACTCGTCCCCACCTGGCAGTCATTACAGCAGCGCGCATGTGCCATCTCCCTACAAGGATCACATCTCACCCCTACATTGTGCCTCTTTTCAAACCGACCTGCCTCTCTTGCTGGAGGTGCCTTTGAGTGGAGCACCAGGCCCTCCACGCACCTCCTGGAAtaacctccctctctctctcacagacccGTCACAGTTCGGTAACCTCCTCTCTGCTGAAACGCACCTGCTCTCAACCGCTCTGTCCACTCCACCCTCCACATCCCACTCCACCATCCTGCAGCCCACCGCTGCTCTCTCGGTTCTACCCCAACCGGGCCTGACCGGCCTCACCTCACCCTCATCCTCACAGTCTTCGCGGGACCTTCTCACCCCCATCCAACCTAAACTACAGCTCCCACAGTTTAGTGCAGCCTTCGGCCACCAACTGGCTTCCCACAGTGGGATCCCCAAAGACCTGCAGCCCAGCCAtagctcgacagcgccacctacaggCATTACCATCACCAGTGCCACTGCTGCCACTCCCCCGTTCCCTCAGAGCAATTGA
- the LOC128019565 gene encoding chemerin-like receptor 2: MMAQEDGDYVNDTYEYMEYGYVEETKAGGYTQRETLHIISAIIYSLAFTLGVIGNGMVIWVTAFKSKRTVNSIWLQNLAIADFVFVLFLPFSIDYVLRDFHWIFGKMMCKLNSFVCTMNMYASVLFLTVLSLDRYISLVHLNWSERYRNVRRAWWVCALIWFTSFCLSSPALIFRDVIEHNEKVVCFNNFHDEDNKHMLVVRHIAMVSLRTIVGFLLPFATITISGVLLAIKMRQSDSVRVNSFSRTVSAVILAFFLCWVPFHTFSLMELSMHHTTYLHSVLIVGFPLATSLAFFNSCVNPILYVLLTKKVRKLVRKSFLNFTKNSLRELSQSVSATELDSALPSFSPEETTANSCV, from the coding sequence ATGATGGCCCAAGAAGACGGGGACTATGTAAACGACACTTATGAATACATGGAATATGGATATGTAGAAGAGACCAAGGCTGGAGGCTACACTCAGAGAGAAACTCTTCACATCATTTCAGCGATTATCTACAGCCTGGCGTTTACTCTGGGTGTAATTGGGAATGGCATGGTCATCTGGGTGACCGCCTTCAAAAGCAAACGGACTGTGAACAGCATTTGGCTGCAGAATCTGGCCATCGCTGACTTTGTGTTTGTTCTTTTCCTGCCGTTCTCCATCGACTACGTGCTGCGAGACTTTCACTGGATCTTCGGGAAGATGATGTGCAAGCTGAACTCGTTCGTGTGCACCATGAACATGTACGCCAGCGTGCTGTTTCTGACCGTCCTGAGCTTGGATCGCTACATCTCACTGGTCCACCTGAACTGGTCGGAAAGGTACCGAAACGTTCGGAGGGCCTGGTGGGTGTGTGCACTCATTTGGTTCACGTCCTTCTGTCTAAGCTCTCCGGCGTTGATATTCCGTGACGTAATCGAGCATAACGAGAAGGTTGTGTGTTTTAATAACTTTCATGATGAGGACAACAAGCACATGTTAGTGGTGAGGCACATTGCGATGGTTTCGCTGCGCACCATCGTGGGATTTCTGCTTCCGTTTGCAACCATCACCATCAGCGGCGTTCTGCTGGCTATTAAGATGCGGCAGTCCGACTCGGTACGTGTGAACAGCTTCTCCAGAACCGTCTCTGCTGTGATCCTTGCTTTCTTCTTATGTTGGGTGCCTTTTCACACGTTCAGCCTGATGGAGCTGAGCATGCATCACACCACCTACCTGCACTCCGTGCTCATCGTGGGCTTCCCACTCGCCACCAGCCTGGCCTTCTTCAACAGCTGCGTCAACCCGATCCTGTACGTACTGCTAACCAAGAAGGTGCGTAAACTGGTGAGAAAATCGTTTTTGAACTTCACCAAGAACTCGCTGAGGGAgctcagtcagtctgtgtctgcgACGGAGTTAGACTCAGCACTGCCCAGCTTCTCTCCTGAAGAAACCACGGCCAACTCCTGCGTCTGA